The DNA region CTGCCCTTGAACCACTGTACAAACACCATATCAAGGACTGATGAATACCTGATTCACAACATATGTAATGTGGGTCTTGTCCTATTTTTATGTAGCTGAATTGCTAAGTGTCTAAAGCTTAATGTGCTGtggtatgtaaatattttttggaTTTAGAACTGGTTAACTGTCATATTTTGATGTTAACAAGGTTTTAGGGAAAAAGTGACAAAAGAATCAATGATACCTGAACAACATCAAGTTATTTTAtaaagctgcaaaaaaaaaaaaaaattgtgttatgCAGAGACCCATGAAGTTCTGTATGTgaagaggaaaaaatgaaataacagcAAACTTGAAAAATGCTACgttgaatttttataattttttttacatgttgagtTAGTCTATGGATCTTTTTATTGAGAGCACAAATGTTTTGATGTAAAATATGTGAAAAATGAGAACAGATGGGATTATTTTTGTGCTAGAACGAGATTTTACAATTGCTAGGAGTTTTTTAGACCATAGTGCAACACAGCATTTTAGTTTAGTTGCTAGAATTCAGGTATTTAAATTAACAAAATTTACATTGTACAATAATTCGTGAACATTCTATCACTATTTTTATATAGAAGAGTGTGGATGTTAActagaaaatataaattttgaaatattttaaagatactATAAAGCAAAAACCTAacttgtcactgagtcgattctgactcatagcaacactgtagcaaatattacatatatatatatagttagagATTGCATAATCATGTATAAAAAACATATAAGCTTATTTAATACAAATATTTAACTAAAAACATACATTGCATTTATCATTGTAAACAAATGAGCTAAAAATAATAATGGTCACAAGAATAAGGTAAAATCTACATTTATCCACCTCCTTCTGTCCACTCAATTCAACGAATCTACGCTGTGAAAGACTGCTGGAAAGGGAGCCTGGACCTTATGTACCTGCCCTTCAGTTTATGCATTGCTGATTTCACCTCTTTGTTTCTCAATGTGTAAATAATGGGATTTAATACAGGTGTAAAAACTGTAGAGAACACAGAAAGGACCTTATCCACTGGGAAATTGCTGAAAGGCCAGGCATAGATGAAGATGCAGGGCCCAAAGAAGAGGGTCACCACAGTGATGTGGGCTGTCAGGGTGCTGTGGGCCTTGGCCATGCCTGTTGAAGATCGACGTTGCACAGTGACCAGGATGACCATGTAGGAGATGAGCAAGAGTAAGAATGAAGTCAGCCCCATTAGACCGCTGTTCAAAAGCATCAAAACTTCAGGAACATAAGTATCTGTACAGGCAAGTTTGATGACCAGAGTAAGGTCACAGTAATAACTGTCCACTATATTTGGGCCACAGAAAGGTAAGTTTACAGTGAAAACCAACTGGCTCAGAGAGTGCATAACCCCAATGACCCGAGATCCTACAACTAGGCCTGTACATTTGCACAAGTTCATGATGGTTGCATAATGGAGGGGTTTGCATATAGCTACATACCTGTCATATGCCATGGCTACAAGGAGCATCATTTCCCTACCGGCAAAGACATGCAGCAAGAATATCTGGGCCATGCAGCCCTCAAAGGAAGTGGTCTTGTGTTCATGGAGGAAATCATGGATCATTTTGGGAGTTGCATAAGTGGCCAGAAACACATCAAGAATGGAAAGGTTACTGAGCATGATATACATGGGTGTGTGCAGGGTAGGTTGAGAAATTACTGTGAGGACAATGAGGAGATTTCCCAGCACAACGGCAATGTACAAGAAGTTAAAAAACACCAAGTAGTAATATTGGAGCTCTCGGGAACTGGAGAGACCCAGCAACACGAACTCAGCCACCCTAGAATAATTTCCCTGGTCCATGGTCTCAAGGTACAAGAGAAGTACCTAAAAGAGATACATTGGTTATTATCAAGAGTGAGAAAAGTAAGCCACAACTTTAAAGGATTTTTCTTAACATTAATTTAAAATGCTCTAGATTCATTCTTATTCATAAATGTTTTCTCTgtaattttgacaaatgtatttaTCTCTCAATGATCTGTACTAATGAAGGATGTCTGCAAAATGCAAATATCATAAATAAACCAACAACTACATTTTATAAAGTTGTGAGTTCAATCTAAGCTCCTGGAACGCTAAAGAAATAATAGCTCTACTACATTGCAAAGGCCCCAATCAAAAGGGGATGCTAAGGGATCCAGATTTTATACTACCGTCCTTGCTCTACTTCATTATCAACTCACAATTATCTGCAAGCAGTTTTAATTCTTAGAGAATTCCCAAGAGGCCACATCTAGAAGGAAAAAGCCTACCTTTTTacctgatttttgttgttgttgttaactatgGTTTACTATCCTCTTGTCTTTTTCTACTACTTAACTCCCACAACTACATCATTAAAACTATTTAATCTCTGAAGTTATGATAGCTGACTTGGTTTAAAGAAAAGTCCCTTTCTGTTAACGTTGAGCTATGTGAGAATAGGTAACCAGAAGTGGCTAATATGTTGGTAAAGAGTATCAGCAGATGAAGTCATAATAGTcacaaaaagcaaaaatctgctttAGTTAAAATTGTTGAAAAGTAGAACATTTGAAGGTCAGTGGTAACATTCTAATGATTACTGAAGAAACCTTCCTGGATGTAGAATGTGTAGGCTTTAACTAGGATTTTTCTGACATACTAAGATAAGCTATATTCTTTGAAAAATATCCAGCAACACAATTCTTTCTCCTTAatcaaaaattgaaataataagcAATTTGTCAATACATTGTAAAATAATCCATTCTGCCTATGTTTTCTCTGCAGCTTCATTGGAATGGTGCAAAAAACTTCCAAGGAGATAGGCTGTGATTCGAACTTTCTTAAAAAATGAGTTTAGAAGTTCAAGAATCTCTTAGCTGAAGGAAGGCAgggtgtttttgttgctgttgtttgataTAATTAGAAGTGATGTGTCAGTCTCTATAAAAAATTGTGGAAAAAAGATGGTGTCAGTGGACAAAACTGTTTCATCTGAAAGTGGTTTTACATAAAATTAGTAAGCATCAAACTTTACAACAATCTGATTGTAGGAAGACAAGGAAATATAAGGAAAttaagactcagagaggttatctAATATATTCAAGATTATACAACCAAAGCAAGTAAAAAATCAAGAACTTCATCCCATGCCTTCAGGACTCTTTTCGTTACTCTCAATAGGAGTGTCTCTAATGGAAGGTAAAAGTAAGAACATACAGTGAAAGTAACTATACAGACTCAAAAATGAGAGAATTAGTTTAGGGAGTTGATGTAAAACCCCTTTAAATATGAGTAAATGACTCGTAATTGACTTTCATAATAAGGGTCATCTCTATTTAAAAAGGTAGgaggtaatatatatatatatatttttttcccaaatggcTAATACATTTTACTTAAAAGATACATTTTAGTTTGTAATTTATTGGGTAGAAAAACTTtactccctgtcatggattgaattgtgtcccccaaaaatacatgtatcaatTTGTCTAGACCATGACTCCCAGTgttatgtgattgtccatcattttgtcatctgatgtggttttctatgtcttgtaaattctacctctatgatgttaatgaggtgggataagtggcagttatgttaataactcagggttcaatctacaagattggattgtatcttgaggcaatgtcttctgaaatataaaagagagaagccagcagagagatagagggacttcataccaataagaaagcagcaccaggaacagagcatatcctttggacccagggatcctgcatggagaaactccttgtccaggggaagattgatgagaaagaccttcctccagagccaacagagaaagctttccctggagctgacaccctgaatttggacttctagcctactagactgggagaaaataaacttctgcttgttaaagccatctgcttgtggtatttctgttataaccatactagatgactaagacactccttCATAATATCTGCTGTGTATGATTTGTTGCTATATTACACTTTACAAAGATTCTTTCAAAATCTCAAGTATAAAAAGAATCAAGGGAATTAATAATGTATGCTGTGACAAAATAACTAAAACTGAGCCACTCCAAAGGATATTTAAATCCATACTTATCACTTAGAGTGAGAGGGAATGCCCTTCCAGGGCATTCTTTCTTGGGGCCAAAAATTGTCATCCAAAAGGAGCAAGCCTCCTGTTCTTGGCCACATCTTATTATTTGGCCAAAGTTAGGACTGTCTTTTAGTGAAAGTAAATGAGAAATTAATAGGGTatgggaaagggagaaagaaaaatgtcAGAAATCCTCACGGAGAGTGACTCTGTATTCATTGGCCAAATGATATTTTTGTCTAGGTGCTAGGCTCCACTTGGATTAACTGAGATAAACTGACCTTATTATGCTTTGGCAGAGTCTACTCTCTTTGGTACATCAGAAGGAAAGCGTTTACACCAATTAGTCAATCCAAGTATTACTGAAATTGACTCATAAGCCGTTTTCTATCACACCCAAAGTCAAATTTTATGTATCAGAGGAAGATagatgtaatttttttgttaacaCAAAAACATTTGAACAAAAGCCTAAGTACAGATATTCCAAGTCATTGCCCCAAGTTTCTCTTTATTTAAAGATCTTATTAACATTTTCCAAAGAGAAAATCTGAAGCGAATTGTtgacacaaaataaagaaaacacaccTGATTCAATTATCTGGAGATTTTGTGAAAGTTGAAACAAGTTTTTGCTTCTTTTAAATCAAATGCTCGTCCTACAAAAAAGTGCACcagatttatacatatatttgagCTAAGATATCATAGCTGTTATAGATCTTGACTTAGGTCTTGTCCTCTTCTTGGCAATCTATTTCACCATTTTGCCATTTCATCATTTCTCTGTTTCATTCAGAACTGGGTATTGAGCTGGAACTATCCAGGATGAATATGTTCCATGGAGAATCCTTGTCATTAGCTGTTTGCTGGGCGAAATGGCTGAAGTCCAGAGAGAAAAACCACTGTCAACTTTTCCTAATTCCCAGAGCTATTCCCCTGTGTCACACTCACTGATAATTATGAGCACTTAATTTCTAACAGATTTGGGGAAACTGTGTACTTCATGAAGAATTTAATTGATTGAATCTTTAGTAATATTCCtcatattagtaaaaaaaaaagatggaaaagctcagcagAGAATATCTGATCCCCCACAATGGTAATGTATCATCAGTTGCTCTTTTAAtcttaaatattaaatatcatTAAGGAGTCATCAAAAGGGAATATATTTGCATTCTTAGAATAAATCTTATTAACGGTGTGATGCAACAATATCATAACTTCGATTTGTTgtgctaattttttattttgaaatgtagagaaaattgttcatttatttctttctgaCAAATATTTTGTTTCCTAGTTTTTAGAAAGTGATGAAACTATGAATGAAATACTTAAAGAACAAGAAATTTTCACTCTATTTCTATATGGTCAAATGTTTTCTGATCCACTTTGAAGTGCAAAATtaattaaagtattataacgacatgtacaaagacatggaggtacaaaaccaaaaaggaagaacatgtttggaatttcccaagctgaaagaactgaagtaaaaattcaagcctccagttgcaatattgatgtATTCTATGGggcaaatattaaatgacataggaaacatcaaaagaagatggaaggaatacacagagtcacaatacCTGAAAGAATTGGCCAAGGTTgaaccatatgatcaggaaccaatggtactgaaggaagaagtccaagctgcactgaaggcactggcgaaaacaagcctccagaaattTACATAATGCCataacaaatgcagtgctggaagtgcttgctcatctacgccaagatatttggaagacagctacctgggcaactgactggaggagatccatatttctgcctgaacccaagaaaggtgatccaaccaaaagtgaaaattattgaacaacatcattaatatcacacacaagtaaaattttgctgaagatcattcaaaagcagcttcagaagtacattgacagggaactgtcagaaattaaagccagattcagaaaaggacggggaaccagggatatcattgctgatgtcagacgggccctggctgaaagcaaagaataccaggaatgctttactttgtcttctcaagcatgctttgaaatcttttgtttacctcttttacttcattatttcttccatttactttagctactacACCTTCaattatttagtctgtatgctgaggaaataattcaagaagctgtgctatatgaagatgaacagggcatcaggactggaaaaagactcattaacaacctgtgttagaagatgacacaatcttgcttgctgaaagtgatgaggacttgaagaacttaatgataaagatcaaagactacaatcttcagtacggattacacctcaacataaagaaaacaaatatcttcacaactggaccaataaacagcatcataataaatggagaaaagtttgaagttgtcaaggatttcattttacttggatccacaattaacatccatggaagcagcagtcaagaaatcaaaagactcattgcattgggcaaatctactgcaaaaggcctctttaaagtgttaaaaagcaaagatgacaccttaaATCTAAGTTGCAAcagacacaagccatggtgttttcaatgtcatatgcatgcaaaagctggatggtgaataaggggtaccaaagaaggattgatgcctttgaattgtggtgctggcaaagaacattgagtataccatggactgccaaaagaaagagcaattctgtcttggaaggagtacaatcagagtgctccttagatccaaagatggcgagactatgtctcacataccttggacatgttgtctggaggcaTCAGtacctggagtaggacatcatgcttgataaagtagaaggtcaaagaaaaagtggaagacactcaacgagatgtattgacccagtggctgtaacaatgggctcaaacataatgatgtTCGTcaagatggcgcaggatgggggagtgtttcattctgttgtgcgtggggttgctatgagctggagctaATTtggtggcacctagcaacaacagcataatcggctcattttcttttttttaattcactaccAATATCTATCTTTTATGTGGTGTATTTtgatcatttacatttaatgaaatTATTGATATATTGGGGCTTACAtct from Elephas maximus indicus isolate mEleMax1 chromosome 10, mEleMax1 primary haplotype, whole genome shotgun sequence includes:
- the LOC126084448 gene encoding olfactory receptor 4K15-like, with the translated sequence MDQGNYSRVAEFVLLGLSSSRELQYYYLVFFNFLYIAVVLGNLLIVLTVISQPTLHTPMYIMLSNLSILDVFLATYATPKMIHDFLHEHKTTSFEGCMAQIFLLHVFAGREMMLLVAMAYDRYVAICKPLHYATIMNLCKCTGLVVGSRVIGVMHSLSQLVFTVNLPFCGPNIVDSYYCDLTLVIKLACTDTYVPEVLMLLNSGLMGLTSFLLLLISYMVILVTVQRRSSTGMAKAHSTLTAHITVVTLFFGPCIFIYAWPFSNFPVDKVLSVFSTVFTPVLNPIIYTLRNKEVKSAMHKLKGRYIRSRLPFQQSFTA